One segment of Gasterosteus aculeatus chromosome 3, fGasAcu3.hap1.1, whole genome shotgun sequence DNA contains the following:
- the epb41l3b gene encoding band 4.1-like protein 3b isoform X42, producing MTTESGADSEAKQPRENKETEKEKGKAKAAAAAAAAEPASPQNQPEQFPAAAGHSTPARKEQEQQEVDQVSHRSSISRLSRSPLKGVKKTKIMECKVALLDGSDFTLNLEKRARGHVLFDKICEHLNLLEKDYFGITCRDVENQKNWIDPGKELKKQIRTGPWNFAFNVKFYPPDPAQLTEDITRYYLCLQLRDDVVSGRLPCSFATHTVLGSYAVQSELGDYDPEELGSDYISELRFAPNQTKELEEKVMELHKTYKGMTPAEAEIHFLENAKKLSMYGVDLHHAKDSEGVEIMLGVCSSGLLIYRDRLRINRFAWPKILKISYKRNNFYIKIRPGEFEQFESTIGFKLPNHRAAKRLWKVCVEHHTFFRLVSPESQPKKFLSLGSKFRYSGRTQAQSRRASSMINRLAPLVERSSSKRYNMSLSLDGAPIAENHETPMKDSAAAGAAKILTKGDLITTVTTEKKAEEEKAEQEDAPTDAAETQEPTTPLRHDTKTKDEPPASEETKEEVEPKTTKGPPEPEEKVVVATETEAAPAESTGPTGCDVVEVGTKEVPVVHTETKTITYESAEVETNGDVDPGVLLSAQTITSETTSTTTTTHITKTVKGGISETRIEKRIVITGDTDIDHDQD from the exons ATGACAACTGAATCGGGCGCAGACTCGGAGGCCAAGCAGCCGCGGGAGAACAAGGAgactgagaaagagaaaggaaaagctaaagcagcagcagcagcagcagccgccgaaCCCGCCTCGCCTCAGAACCAGCCGGAGCAGTTTCCCGCCGCAGCCGGACACAGCACCCCGGCCAGGAAAGAACAG gagcagcaggaggtggaccAGGTCTCCCACAGGTCCTCCATCAGTCGCCTCTCCCGGTCTCCTTTGAAAGGAGTGAAGAAGACGAAGATCATGGAGTGTAAGGTTGCCCTGCTGGATGGCTCCGACTTCACCCTTAATTTGGAG AAACGAGCCAGAGGCCATGTGCTCTTTGATAAAATATGTGAACACCTCAATCTACTGGAGAAGGACTACTTTGGCATCACCTGCAGAGATGTAGAAAATCAGAAG AATTGGATAGACCCTGGCAAGGAGCTGAAGAAGCAGATCAGGA CCGGCCCCTGGAACTTTGCTTTCAACGTTAAGTTTTATCCTCCCGACCCCGCCCAGCTGACTGAGGATATCACAAG gtaCTACCTCTGTCTGCAGCTGAGAGATGACGTGGTTTCGGGCCGTCTGCCCTGCTCCTTTGCCACCCACACGGTGCTGGGCTCCTACGCAGTGCAGTCCGAACTGGGAGACTACGACCCCGAGGAATTGGGCAGCGACTACATCAGCGAACTGCGTTTCGCACCCAACCAAACCAAAGAGCTTGAGGAGAAGGTCATGGAACTCCACAAGACCTACAA GGGGATGACGCCAGCCGAAGCAGAGATACACTTCCTGGAAAATGCCAAGAAACTGTCCATGTACGGCGTGGACCTGCACCACGCGAAG GACTCTGAGGGAGTGGAGATCATGTTGGGAGTTTGCTCAAGTGGCCTGCTCATCTACAGAGACAGGTTGCGAATCAACCGGTTCGCTTGGCCCAAAATCCTGAAGATCTCCTACAAGAGGAACAACTTTTACATCAAAATCCGGCCCGGCGAG TTTGAGCAGTTTGAAAGCACAATCGGCTTCAAGCTTCCAAATCACCGCGCTGCCAAAAGGCTGTGGAAGGTCTGCGTGGAGCATCACACCTTCTTCAG GCTCGTGTCCCCCGAGTCTCAACCGAAGAAGTTCCTGAGCCTGGGCTCCAAGTTTCGCTACAGCGGCAGAACGCAGGCTCAGAGCCGCAGGGCGAGCTCTATGATCAACAGACTCGCCCCGCTCGTCGAACGCTCCTCCAGCAAACGCTACAACATGTCGCTCAGCTTAGATGGAG CACCAATCGCGGAGAACCATGAGACTCCGATGAAGGACAGTGCCGCTGCTGGGGCGGCCAAAATCCTTACTAAGGGAGACCTTATCACCACGGTGACGACCGAGaaaaaggcagaggaggagaaggcggAGCAGGAGGACGCTCCGACGGATGCCGCAGAGACGCAGGAACCGACAACGCCGCTGAGACACGACACAAAG ACGAAAGACGAACCGCCTGCAAGCGAAGAAACAAAGGAGGAGGTAGAACCTAAAACCACCAAG GGACCCCCTGAACCAGAGGAGAAGGTGGTGGTTGCCACGGAGACGGAGGCAGCACCGGCAGAGTCGACAGGCCCAACG GGTTGCGACGTCGTCGAGGTGGGAACCAAAGAGGTGCCCGTAGTCCACACGGAGACAAAAACGATCACCTACGAGTCTGCAGAG GTGGAGACTAATGGCGACGTGGACCCTGGGGTGTTGCTGAGTGCTCAGACAATCACCTCGGAAACCACCAGCACCACGAcaaccacacacatcacaaag ACGGTGAAAGGAGGAATATCAGAGACAAGAATTGAGAAAAGGATTGTCATTACAGGGGACACAGACATCGACCACGATCAG
- the epb41l3b gene encoding band 4.1-like protein 3b isoform X32 → MTTESGADSEAKQPRENKETEKEKGKAKAAAAAAAAEPASPQNQPEQFPAAAGHSTPARKEQEQQEVDQVSHRSSISRLSRSPLKGVKKTKIMECKVALLDGSDFTLNLEKRARGHVLFDKICEHLNLLEKDYFGITCRDVENQKNWIDPGKELKKQIRTGPWNFAFNVKFYPPDPAQLTEDITRYYLCLQLRDDVVSGRLPCSFATHTVLGSYAVQSELGDYDPEELGSDYISELRFAPNQTKELEEKVMELHKTYKGMTPAEAEIHFLENAKKLSMYGVDLHHAKDSEGVEIMLGVCSSGLLIYRDRLRINRFAWPKILKISYKRNNFYIKIRPGEFEQFESTIGFKLPNHRAAKRLWKVCVEHHTFFRLVSPESQPKKFLSLGSKFRYSGRTQAQSRRASSMINRLAPLVERSSSKRYNMSLSLDGAPIAENHETPMKDSAAAGAAKILTKGDLITTVTTEKKAEEEKAEQEDAPTDAAETQEPTTPLRHDTKYSFIRRVTGENVFIRHSNLMLEDTSPPEEMLKHQTNISELKRSFLETGESSPGLTEWEKRLSSSPAHSPRGDEAPMIEPLELQDTKDEPPASEETKEEVEPKTTKSTLGWVPSSEKGPPEPEEKVVVATETEAAPAESTGPTGCDVVEVGTKEVPVVHTETKTITYESAEVETNGDVDPGVLLSAQTITSETTSTTTTTHITKTVKGGISETRIEKRIVITGDTDIDHDQD, encoded by the exons ATGACAACTGAATCGGGCGCAGACTCGGAGGCCAAGCAGCCGCGGGAGAACAAGGAgactgagaaagagaaaggaaaagctaaagcagcagcagcagcagcagccgccgaaCCCGCCTCGCCTCAGAACCAGCCGGAGCAGTTTCCCGCCGCAGCCGGACACAGCACCCCGGCCAGGAAAGAACAG gagcagcaggaggtggaccAGGTCTCCCACAGGTCCTCCATCAGTCGCCTCTCCCGGTCTCCTTTGAAAGGAGTGAAGAAGACGAAGATCATGGAGTGTAAGGTTGCCCTGCTGGATGGCTCCGACTTCACCCTTAATTTGGAG AAACGAGCCAGAGGCCATGTGCTCTTTGATAAAATATGTGAACACCTCAATCTACTGGAGAAGGACTACTTTGGCATCACCTGCAGAGATGTAGAAAATCAGAAG AATTGGATAGACCCTGGCAAGGAGCTGAAGAAGCAGATCAGGA CCGGCCCCTGGAACTTTGCTTTCAACGTTAAGTTTTATCCTCCCGACCCCGCCCAGCTGACTGAGGATATCACAAG gtaCTACCTCTGTCTGCAGCTGAGAGATGACGTGGTTTCGGGCCGTCTGCCCTGCTCCTTTGCCACCCACACGGTGCTGGGCTCCTACGCAGTGCAGTCCGAACTGGGAGACTACGACCCCGAGGAATTGGGCAGCGACTACATCAGCGAACTGCGTTTCGCACCCAACCAAACCAAAGAGCTTGAGGAGAAGGTCATGGAACTCCACAAGACCTACAA GGGGATGACGCCAGCCGAAGCAGAGATACACTTCCTGGAAAATGCCAAGAAACTGTCCATGTACGGCGTGGACCTGCACCACGCGAAG GACTCTGAGGGAGTGGAGATCATGTTGGGAGTTTGCTCAAGTGGCCTGCTCATCTACAGAGACAGGTTGCGAATCAACCGGTTCGCTTGGCCCAAAATCCTGAAGATCTCCTACAAGAGGAACAACTTTTACATCAAAATCCGGCCCGGCGAG TTTGAGCAGTTTGAAAGCACAATCGGCTTCAAGCTTCCAAATCACCGCGCTGCCAAAAGGCTGTGGAAGGTCTGCGTGGAGCATCACACCTTCTTCAG GCTCGTGTCCCCCGAGTCTCAACCGAAGAAGTTCCTGAGCCTGGGCTCCAAGTTTCGCTACAGCGGCAGAACGCAGGCTCAGAGCCGCAGGGCGAGCTCTATGATCAACAGACTCGCCCCGCTCGTCGAACGCTCCTCCAGCAAACGCTACAACATGTCGCTCAGCTTAGATGGAG CACCAATCGCGGAGAACCATGAGACTCCGATGAAGGACAGTGCCGCTGCTGGGGCGGCCAAAATCCTTACTAAGGGAGACCTTATCACCACGGTGACGACCGAGaaaaaggcagaggaggagaaggcggAGCAGGAGGACGCTCCGACGGATGCCGCAGAGACGCAGGAACCGACAACGCCGCTGAGACACGACACAAAG TATAGTTTCATAAGACGAGTAACTGGGGAAAACGTTTTTATCAGGCATAGTAATCTGATGCTAGAG GACACCTCGCCTCCGGAGGAGATGCTCAAACACCAGACCAACATCAGCGAACTGAAGCGCTCCTTCTTGGAGACGGGCGAGAGCTCGCCGGGCCTGACGGAGTGGGAGAAGAGGCTGTCCTCGTCCCCCGCGCACTCGCCCAGAGGGGACGAAGCGCCGATGATAGAGCCTCTGGAGCTGCAGGAT ACGAAAGACGAACCGCCTGCAAGCGAAGAAACAAAGGAGGAGGTAGAACCTAAAACCACCAAG TCTACGCTGGGATGGGTTCCCTCCTCCGAAAAG GGACCCCCTGAACCAGAGGAGAAGGTGGTGGTTGCCACGGAGACGGAGGCAGCACCGGCAGAGTCGACAGGCCCAACG GGTTGCGACGTCGTCGAGGTGGGAACCAAAGAGGTGCCCGTAGTCCACACGGAGACAAAAACGATCACCTACGAGTCTGCAGAG GTGGAGACTAATGGCGACGTGGACCCTGGGGTGTTGCTGAGTGCTCAGACAATCACCTCGGAAACCACCAGCACCACGAcaaccacacacatcacaaag ACGGTGAAAGGAGGAATATCAGAGACAAGAATTGAGAAAAGGATTGTCATTACAGGGGACACAGACATCGACCACGATCAG